The DNA segment cccaacatcccaccctgggcatccctggagctctggcagcctcggggccgtgcccattccctggggagcctgggcagtgccagcagcctctgggggaagaaccttgccctgatcTGCAGCCTGAGNNNNNNNNNNNNNNNNNNNNNNNNNNNNNNNNNNNNNNNNCCtgatctgcagcctgagcctggcctggcccagctccagccgttccctgtccctgtcccagagcagagagcgGAGCTGCccctcgggaggagctgcagcccccgggGAGCTCTGTCCTCAgtctgctccagctgaacaatcccagtgccctcagctgctcctcaggggcccctccagacccttcccatCCTTTTAACATTTTCCAACAGCTTTAGATGTTTTTTTATCTTGTGCCCAAACAACCCCAGGACTCAAGGGGAGGCTGCCCCAGcgcagagcagggaaggacaaTCCTCTCCATGCCCTCAGGCAGTCTGGGCATTCATCCACCCTTAATtcttccaaagaagaaaaatcatctaCTTTAAATCTCCAGTGCTGAGATGTGAGGTGCTGTTTCTAAACTCAGTAATTTACTGAAGTGTTTTGAATCCATTACCTGAGTACAACATGATGCTGTTAGTAAGGACACTCCtagagatttttgttttgcaaaccTGATTCTCCCTCCTGCCTACTTTTAATTGCACTCTTCAAGTCTTAACTTCCACAGAGTCAGAGATTTGTAAATCAGCTGTGGAAAAATTCACCTATCAGCAAACTTGACTTTTTAGGAAGCTCCATGGATtgaaaaaaatagggaaatagTCTCATCTGattatgaaaatgtaaaatgctttttaaattagtccactgaattatttatttttttttaattagtccATTAGCAGAATGTATTGAATCTCCAGTCAGTCCCTGACACTGAACACACTTGCAGAAGGTGTGACCAGAGCCCACCTGCCAGGGGCACACCAGAGATGTCACACCAGAGATGACACACCAGTGACACACCAGAGATGTCACACCAGTGACACACCAGTGACACACCAGGGATGTCACACCAGGCCAACCAGTGGTCCCACCTTGGGCAAGTGCTTCATGACACACATGACCACAGGCTGTATTGAGGGCATCTTGACCAGGGAAAAGCTCTTCTCTAGGAGATCTTCCAGCTTCTTGTAtctgaaaatatggaaaaacaCGAGACTAAGTACCATGGAGCAGTAAAGGAACCAAGTGGCCACCTCAAAGCCACTCCTCAGTCCCTGAGGAGTCAAACTCTCCTTTACAGATCATCCATCCACTGCATTTACACACGGAATTCTGTACAGAATTCATTACACACAGCTCTCCCCAAGGAACCAAGGAAACCACAAACCTCTCCTCGACCTTCCCCTCCAAAGCGATGGCAGagactctctccagcagcttctcccgGAGCTCATCGAACACGGACTGGTGGAACTCGAGCCGGGGGGTGCCGTGCAGGTCCAGGAAGGGCAGAGCATACTGCAGCGAGGGCAGCAGCACGCCGTTCTCCGTCTGCAACACACGGGATAACAAATAAAGCGAGGAAACAGCCAGGCAGCACTGGGGGCCATCCCGTGCTCCCTGTCCCCGCACAGCCCGGCCCCACACGGCACCTGGAACTGCTCGATGGCCTTCAGCGGCTCCGTGCAGTTCGTGAGGGTCTCCTTCAGGTCCTCGCCGTTGGccactcccagctcctgcagccccgcGTACATCTCGGCCTGGCCGGCTCCGCGGGGCGGCTCCcggctcagctccagctcccgATCCCGATATCCCGGTCCCGATCCCGATATCCCGGCCCCGATCCCGATATCCCGGTCCCGATATCTCGGTCCCGATCCCGGCCCGGATCCTAATCCCGGCCCCCCGCGCGGTCCGCTCCGCCCCCGCCCCGTGCGGGCCCCGCGCCGCAGCACGAAGGTTCCGCCGCACGAAGGTTCCGCGGGCGCTGCCGTGGGTGTCCCCGGGCTCCCCGCGGCCCCCGCGGCCTCAGGAGCTCGGGCAGGGCGGACACGGCTCCAGGAGCCTTTAGACAGTGCCCTCAGAcacatggaatcacagaatcacggGATGGTtcgggttggaagggaccacagagGGTCATCCTGTCCCACCTTCCTTTccaagcagggtcatcccagagcgCACGGCTCAGgatggcacaggattgtgtccagaaaGTTCTGGAATCTCTCCAGtcagggagactccacaccctgGCTGGTCTGCCTGTTCAGTTCTTGGTCACGGTCCATGCTCTGACACCACCCTTTAGATACTCAAACACATCCATGAGTTCCCCTCTGGgctgtctcttctccaggctgaacaaacccatctccctcagcctttcctcacaagAGAAATGTTCCAGAACCTTGACCAACTTAGCATCTCTGCACAGGATGTGCCCCAGCAGTTTCCACATGGTGGGATTTCTGTGACTGTCCTAcgcagggccaggggttggacttgatctttgTGGGtcacttccagctcaggagattctgtgattccattttTCTGTACAGCAAAACTTGGGGTTCCTGGGGGTGCCTGAGGCTTCACAGGCAGACAGCAATGCAAAGAGGAAACGTCAccaaaaaacagagaagtgGCCTTTCCCCAGTCCTGGTTTGATCTTCAGATCTGTGACCAGACACGGGCAATCAGCCAATTGCCTCGGTGCGAGCAGCCACagagttttcttctgaatttccattttcaggGACGAGACTTTGTGACGCTGTCAGGGGAAAGCAGACATGTGTTTCATAAAGCCTGAGCCTTGGTTGTTTTCCACAGGGAGGTTGTCAGGAGGAGAGGGGGCTCAGGCCCTCAGACATAAGCTAAATCCAGCCACAAGAAGTTTCCCCTCTTCTTCGTTTGGAAGCTCACACTTGCCAGACGTGGAATACCAAAGGGATGAGTTTTGCCTCCTTTCTGCTTATTACACAGCTGAGTTAACCCCACATTTCTGTTTACCTCAACCCAGCTGCCTGGGGCAGTTTCGAGGTTGCAGCGGTGCCGTGGGACGGGCACGGAGCCCTCCTGTTATTTCACAGATATTATTTCACTGTTATTATTTCACAGATATTATTTCACTGTTATTATTTGCAGCAGCgatggaagggaaagaagagctGCCTGACACATCCTGGCCCACACGTCCTTGTGGTCCCTGTGGcttggggctgggctgagctcagaGCCTGGCCCCAACCACGcctttctgctctttttaaaGGTTGttaaagcagcagctgtcagtTTGCTGCTCCGCTGCTTCCTCCTGTGTGAAAGGAGAAATCTCTTCATGTCTTGGCGTGAGCTCCTTCCCCCCTGGCTGGTGATCGTAGCGGGGCTGACGggcatcctgctgctctgtgtctcCACCAAAGATGTGCCTGTGGCCCCGCTCAGGACCAAGGTAAGGGATCTCCAGGGGTGACAAGGCAGTTAAACTGGGATGTTTCGTTGCTTTTGACGTTATTTTATTACTGAGCTACTTACAAACCGAGgagggaacaggaacaggacTGTCAGGACAGGTTGGCATCTTTCAGCACTGTAGGTTTTTGAACCAGAAACAAGCCCACCCCTTTGGTTGGTCGGGAAATACAGACTGGATATGGTCCATGGATCAGTGGAGATGCTTGGGCAGGCTGAGGGAGGcagcccatggcaggagctgtgcctgagAAACGGAACCAGTGGTGTCAAAGCAGGGAAAGAGCTAGGTCCCTCTCAAAAGTCAGTAGGAATGTGCCCCTGAACTGCTGCTTCTGTCTTAAATTGTCTTTTATGCCTTGTTCTCTTTGGTTCTGTTTTGATTTCAAAGAGCCAGCATGCTcctcactgctggctcaggtCTAGGGGGGTTAATGCCCACCTGCTCCATCTCTTGATGCTTGTGTTGGTGAGGTGAGCTCAGTGGCACACCATGGTTTAACCCAGCTGAGGGAGGTTATCCTGTGTGTTTAAAGATAGCAGCCCTCCTCCATGTTcctctcagaaataaaactggattTAAAACCCCCTTATTGCTCCACGTTCTGTCCTTTCCTGGTGTTGAGCTGGACATAAATGTGatccctccccttctcccttgcgctcccagcagcagcctctaATTTTctgaaggaggggaaaaaaaaataaatccacgTTTCTCCACCAAtgccatttctttcctcctcatcTGCGGCAGCCAACATGTCCCTGCTAGAAATCTGAGCTGTCACTGGTGTGGGAGGGTGCCAGCAGGCTCGGGCAGGGAGCAAAATCCTTCTTCCTCattgctgctccagcccagccccaccagccccTGGCCTGGGTGCCAGGACTGCTGCAACTGGGAGCTCCAGGagggcagcagccagccagcctcgctcagaggctgcagccagctctgtctGGTGCTGAAACCCTTCTGGTGGCATTAACATCAACCTCTCAGGAGGTTTCTCCTCCCACTCAGTCACAGCTCTATTTGTGTGTGAGATACAGCTTCGACCACGCACTACCAGGGAGCTCATGAGTTTCTTTCCTGTCTGTGTAGGAGATATCCCAAACTGGGGTCATGTAATAGGGGGCAGAGGAGCCCTGGGCTAACTCTGGAGCTATTTTGGGTGTGGGGAcatccagggctgtgctgcagggtaGTCCAGTGGCCTCCACTTGCTCACACTCATATACTGGGAGCAGCAAGGCTTGGTCAGCAGCAAACAGACAAACACTGGGGACAAAGAGACAGAGCCCTTGGCTTGGGCAAtagcagagctgccaggggaCAGGGGGCTGAGTTGGTCACGTTCACTGCTGTTCCTGCCAAGACAGCATCTCTGTCTCTGAGGGGCTGCTGTGTTGTacactgcctgtgctgagaGACACAGGAGTCCTGGCTTCCTCAGGACAAGCAAGCTCCAATTCCTGCACAAAAGCCTGAGCAAACCAATCAGCAGCAGTTTGAATCCAGGATCATTGGAGAACTCATATAGTGCCATCTCCCACTGCTTCAGGACCTGTTTTTCCTGAGCTCCAGGTGGCTCAGCTCTCAGGGAAGCCCTCTGCCTGGtttcaggagcagctccagcacataCCACAGCAGGGCTGATGCATTTCTGGGCATTTctccattcctgctgctcctcatatATATTCAGAAATGCAGATGGTTCCCTGCAAATCCTCATCATCTTCTGGCTTTGCCTGTTCTTTGAATGTAGCAAGCAAACTCAAACACTGCAGTGCAGGCCCAGGGATCACCCAGAACacctacatatatatatatgtatctataaccCTACATTATCAATCAGCATGCATTCAGTAGTGTTTTTCAGTagaatgttttggggtttttccagtATGGCATTGTTCTGGATGCCGGCCCATCCCGCACCATCCTGTTCATCTACCAGTGGACAACCAGCAAGGCAAACAAGACTGGGGTGATCAGAGGATGCAGTTCCTGTCCTGTGCAAGGTAAGGTGCCCAATTCCTGCTCAGTGGTCTGTGGGACTGGCATGGGATGGATGGAAAACCTGTGCACAGACCAGTGCCATGAATTCCTTGGCTCCTGCACcacccagctgtgcagggaaatAGTGAAGCAGGAgttgtttattttcagcatgGCTCTTCTCGACTGGGCAGGTTTAGCCACACACAGATGGACATCAGGCATTGGCAGTAGCAGGATTTTGGGGCTGCTGCACCAGGGAAGCAGGCAGAGAAGATGAGGTTTGTCCTGATGTCCACATGGACCAGTGGTAGAGTCAAGGTTGCTTGGAGCTTCTCACCCAGGAGAGGCAGCGAACAGCAGTGGAGACAAATCTGACTCAGGATGGCTCCTGGTaccttctgcctcctcctgaCTGTGCCCTGGGCAGTAAGTGGGGTGGCTCCAAGACAACAGAGCATGAGTTCAGCTTGCCTTTAGGTGTCACATTTCAGAGAATGTGGGGGTTTTCCTCACAAATTTGAATCAGTTTGGCCCCGCCAATGCCAGCTGAGAGGGTTTCATGCATTAATGCATGGGGTTTCCTTCCCTTCTAATCTTGCTTTGATGTTAAAGCCTGGTTGTAGTGGGGTGCTGGGAAGGACTGAGCCCTCAGGAGCAGTGTGCTGTGGGAGGgcagcaagcagggaacagGGTTGGTGCCCCTGCAGGCTGTAAACAACACAAGTCACACATAGAAGATGCAAGAAGAGCTCCCTGAAACCCTGAACATGTCCCTCGTTCAGCAGCTGGGttaagcagcagctctgtgaggcagtttggtgtcagcagcagcacaagaggCCCAGGCAGGTCTCGAGCCCAGGTGTGAGTGGCACTGTCTGcatggcagcacagccacagccctgcagggaagctgcagctcagccctgcacagggccCCAGAGAGCAAAGGATGCGGTGAGGGAATcaggaggatggggaagaaAGGCTCTTCCTGGGTAGTAGCTCAAAACCAACATTCAAGACCCCAGTGACTTGCTGGAAAAATGAGTCAAGGCTGGCACACAGCTTCCCTCTGCAGGGGTGTCTTCCTTGCCAGCAGGGGCTCGGTGGCCAGAGGAGAAGGTGACACATCAGCCTCTGTGTGtcctttgcttatttttatagCAACTAAAGCCACGTTTCCTCCTCTGTGGGCTGAGACAGCCTCAGCTGTTGCAGCAGTCATGTGGCTGGTAGAGCtgtctcagctgcagagctAGGTTAGTCTTAGTATAATTTGGGATTTCTATACACATGTGTTTTGGTCCCAGTTCCGTATTTTAGCAGGATGGATGCCTGGAAGACCTCCTTCATTCCACCTGTGACAGGTTCTGTCATGTCCTAGGACAGCAATCTCTGGGATAACAGCTTTCACAGTTATCCTGTAACTTCCCTTAAAATTCTATTCTGTTTCATGGTCCTCAGGCCCAGGAGTCTCCAGCTACTCCGATTCTCCTCAGAAAGCTGGGAAGAGCTTGGAGCCGTGTTTGAACTGGGCCCAGAATGaaatcccagcagagcagcacagccaaaCCCCCCTGTACTTGGGAGCCACCACCAGCATGAGGCAGCTGAAGTGAGTGAATGTTGCAAACCCACACCCAGAGATCAGCACATCTCACCCTGACTGCTCTGCAGTGTGAGCCATCCCTAATCTGCTAGTCAGGTAAATCTTCCTCAAGCCCTGGAGCATGGCATGGCTGTGTCTCCACATGTTGCCCCAGGCAGCCATGAAGATGACAGTCCTGCAGTGGCTGCCAGGCTGGTCTCCTTCACAATTACACTTTCACAATTAGTGCTTAGGAAAGCACCCATCAGTCTGCAATCTCaagtgttttcagttttcagccCACATGGGCTTGCAGGAGTGTTTCTTTTCAGCGAATTGGAAATGGTGGTGGGAAGGTTCACCTTATCACACACACTTTTGTGGACCCTCTTCTCAGTCACCACATTACTGAGACCTTTATCTCCTTTTAGACACTGGGGAAAAGTCTGGAGGGGTCAGGCCAGTGGGACAGGGCCAGAGGATTTCCTCAGTGACAAAGGGTACTAAGGTCCTAAATCCTTAAATGGTGGCACAATTGTTCAAACCATCTGTCTGCTGTTCTTGCCTCCAGTGCCAtgagaggggagagggaagcagcagcaggagtgggatTGTCATTGTGTCTCTGGGCTATTACccaaagcagggagcacagcagaagCCCTGCAGTGTGCCCTCactgcaggctgctcctggcaaaGTCCTGTAACATCAAAtgtgccttctttttcttttgtgtttagCCTCACCCATCCCATCCTCTCTGACAGTCTCCTTGCAGCTCTGACTGGCACTCTGAAGTCATCCCCCTTCAACTTTCAAGGGGCACAAATCCTGTCCAGCCCAGAGGAAGAAGCATTCAATTGGGTTGCTGTTAACTATGTCCTGGAGAACTTCTTCAAGGTAAAGGATGATTCTCCCTGGGGcactcagagctgggctgagctgctcctgttAACAAACAGCCTCAAAGACAAGTGGTGGGATGGTAAACCCCTGTACTTAAAACAATGTTTCAGCACAACTTCCACTGCCTTTCAGAGGAGGCAGCCTAGATCCTCACCCAGCTGGCtgaggtgaggccctggcacagagaagctgtggctgccccattccccccatccctggaagtgtccaaggccaggttggatggggcttggagcaacctgggatagtgggagacAGAGAAAGGTGGGTTAGACCGAGTTACTCCTCATCAGGGAtgtgaaaagcagctctgatAACAAGCAGCAAGCACACAGTGGTTAGGGAAATGTCAGTCCTTTTAACAATACAGCCTCCCCCAGCCAGGCATAGTGTTTACCCCATGTTACCCAACTTCAGCATCACCAAAGTCAGTTCTGCAAAACTGCAGGAGATGATGCCACAGGGTTCTTCTGACAGAAGAATTGCTTTAGCATCAAGGCAGCACTTGAAACCCAAATCTGCCCTCTTGGAAACGTCCCTGCCACCATTCCCAGCACCCTCTCCACTGTCcctttctcctgcctgctgAGACCACTGCCTGGTGCAGCCATCCAGGCTGGGCAGCCCTGTTTGTCCCCACGGGCTGTGGGAAGGCTCTGTGCAGGTGGCAGTGCCTGTACAATGTCTCCTCTGTTCCCTCTGAAGCCACTGGTTCAGCATCCTTATGTCCTGTGGGCAAAAAAGAGTTGGGCTGTGGGCACCATCgagctgttttctctctctgtgcacTAATTCTGGCACTTTGCTGTGACTGAGACAGAGAAGTCTCAAGGATTGACCTCTCTTGTTCTTTTTGGGTCAGTATGACTGGCGAGGACAGTTGGTCCCCTCCAGGAAGGGGATGGCAGGAGTCCTGTCCGTGGGAGGAACCTCAGCACAGCTCACTTCTgagctggaagaagagaagcagGCCCCAGAGGAGGGAGTGAGGCTGCAGCTCTATGGGCAGACACACAGGGTGCACACCCGCCAGTGCCCCTGCCACGGCACGGAGCAGCTCCGCCGCAGGCTGCTCTCCGTGCTCATCCAGGTCAGTGTCAACAACACACAACATCAATAaatgacagcagcacagggtgtGCTAATGGGCAAGGTGTCAGTCACTTTAAACTCAATCCCTCTTTAGTAGAGGTTGTTTGCATGTATTAGAAAATGCCATTTGTAAAACTTTCTCTCCCTCCAAGTAGATACACAGGCACCAATTCGAGGGTTTCCTACTCACAGGTTCTATTTGGCTCCTACTTAATACACACAAGCAAAAAATTGCTCTCCAGAGGTGTCAACATCACTTTCAGGGTGAGGAGAGGCAAGGCTTGCATTGGCTCCCAGGAACTGCTCCCCCATCCAAGAATGGGAGCACCCAGGAACCAACTGGGACCTTCCATCTGGGGTATTTCCTTTGCTGACTTTAACCCTGAAGCATCTTTAAAAGAGCaatatttcactttgaaaacaTGCAGGTGTTTTGGTTCTTCCAAACTCTATTTCACTTGGGGAATGGGGGAACGAAAAGAGTGGTAAAGGATGGTACAAACTCAAGAATCACCTTAGTCCTCatcaaaactgtgtttttcaggAATTAACTGCTCCCTGCCCATTCACTTTCCCCCCCTATAAATCCCACTTGCCTGAATGTCTTGCTGCCTCTGTCCTTGTTTCATTCTGCCTCCAGGATCAGAAAAGTGCTAAAACTGTCTCCAACCCCTGCTGGCCCCTCACTTACTCCCAGGAAGTGCAGTGGCAATCAGTGCATGCTGGGCCTTGTGCTGCCAGTGATGACACACGGGACATCCCTGGCCCCAAGGAGGTCTTCAACATCACGGGCTCCAGCAACCCCACAGCCTGCATCAGCCTCGTGCAAAGCCTGCTcaactcttcctcctcctcctgcagcttctccaagCATTCCCCCAGCAGTGGTCTCAAGCCCCTTCAGACCAGGTTTCTGGTGAGTTCTCGTTTACAGTGGGGTAAGCAGCTGGTGTGAGGAACCCATGAGATGGGACCAGTTTGAGCATTAATAAATACAGTGGGAACATCCAGACCCTGactctcctgctctctcctcatCATTGCCACACGGGTGTTCAAGCCTGGACCACTGGCTTCCCACAGTGACTGTGGGGGAGCTTTTTTCATCTGTGTCTCCTCAATGTGTGCTGCTGAGACCAGCTCTGGGGCTCCATGGAGCCTGATgattatttctgctgctgttgtagGTGGTTTCTGAGGCCATGGACTTCATGAGAGGAACTGGACTTTCTCCTGACTTGGGTCAGGCTGTCAAGAGGCTGTGTGGGATGTCCATCAAAGAGGTAACTGTGGAATAACTTTGTGTGCAGGGAGAGTGGGAAGCAAGGAGCAGTTTGTTGCAAAAGCCCTCAGGGCTCAGACTGACAGAGTTGTAACTTACTAGCTCACTCAGGGAAAAAATTGAATTTGTCTggattttgtgggttttggttttttgtggggcttttctttggtgtttgtttgttggtttttttttttcttactttaagGAAATAGGGTccacttatttttccttcctctcaaatcccagctgctgctggtaaCACCTGGACCCAATtaaatgaaaagccacaaataccttttacagtattttaaagagTAAAAAGGAAGGTTTTTCTACTCACTCCTGTACATCACCTTGGTCTTGCTGTTATCCTTCTGTCCTTAAGTGCAAGGGACTGCAATGTCCACTCAGACTCCAGGGTTGTTCCCATTTCACCTGGCCCCAAGCCAGGGGAATTTGTCAGTTCTTTCCATGAGTTGGTGGTTATGAGGTCACCCTCATTTGCACTTACACtgatggagcatccacagtAACATTCAAGTGGGACAATTTCTCCAGGGTTTGTTAATGAGCCCATAAGCAGTCCCCTAAAGCAGTCTCTtctggaaggaggagaaagatcCCAATGTTCCAGTTGGGAGAAAGGCTGCAGCATCTGCTCAACCTAATTAGAGAGTAGGGAATCAATCCTACCAAGCAATTCACCAGCAAGGCAACCTGGctggctgtcctgctgctcatGGATCTGGCTTAATAAGATGGGAAAGAAAGCAGTAATATATTTCTACCCCAGAGCCCAGTAAGTGCACAAAATGTGGTTTCAGTCTGCACAGGAGACAAACCCCTCCTCCAGTCCCACAGTCTCAGGACAGGAAAGGAGAGGCTGTAACAGGCCTGAAATTCAGCTACTGAGcatttacttcttttcttttattccctttttttttttttttttttcctggaaatggcACCAGCTGATTAGGGAGTCCCAAGCAAGCCTGGATACACTTGTTGACTACTGCACTGTGTCTGCCTTCATCTTCCATCTCAGTACAACAGGATACACGCTCGACTTTGACCGGCCTGCTTGGACTGCATTCCAGAAGGTCAGTTCCTACAGCACAGTGCTCCCAGTTAGCAGGAGGGCTGGTCCCAGTACAGCCAGCCTGTTCCCACACTGACAAGCCCTAACCAGCTGGGCTTCTCCAGTGGGATGGTTTTGCAAAATGGATTCACAGTTGTGATAAGCAAGAAAATCAGTGTCAGAGAGCCAGAGGTGACACCTGTTCATGTGTACTCGGGGCACTGAGACTGGGAGAGCTCCTCATTTCAAGCTTGGACCAGTCTCAGATAATACAAAGCCTTGTGCCcaagcacagaaacacagctgggGTCCAGGCTCTTCTCTTCTGacctctcttttttatttcaatagaTGGGTGATAGATCATCTGGCTGGACTCTTGGGTACCTGCTGAGTCTGACCAGCACCATCCCCCAGGACAGCCCAAGCTTCCTCAAGGGGATTGAGCCGGGGGTCTGGTCCTTGCTCCTGATCCTCTTCGTCGTGCTGCTCATGGGCTCCTTCATGCGCATCTCGTACCGAGTGATGGTCAAGGACAGCAGCTCCAGTCACAGGAACAGCAGAGTTTTTGATGACTGACAGTTTTCTGTGACTCAAGACTCTTGTCAGAGCACAGTTAACAGGGTCCAGACAGAAATCACAGAGGTGTAAGTCACTGGAGGATGAAAATGATTTTCCTGCAGGGCTCCCAGCAACTTGCTGGTACTTGCACTGCTGTACCTTGAGACAATGAATCCTGCTCCACAGGAGGTTTGTGATTCCTGGTGGATGGCAAGCTATTCATTCTCCAAACAAGAACAGCCTGCATGGCTCTTCCTTGGGCTACAGCTGGGATTACTCATGTCAAACATGAAATGGTGCCTCTGAGCAGGCAGGCCCTGAGCTATCGTGAAGTTAATATTGTATAATCAGTCAAATCAGAAGAGGTGATGTCTGAAAAAAGTGCTCTGTCCTCTTCTGTGGCCTCTCAAGAGAGATGATACATTAGTGAAGACTGGAAGagcattaaaatacagaatccAACAGCCAACAGCTCCCATATTCTAGGGGAAATGCAGGTATTTTCTGCCTGATATGTCTGTGCTTCCATCTCAGTGATGGTGGCCACATGCCCCTTCTAATGAACGCTCCTGCTGACTAGGAATCCTCCAAAAACAATCCTTCTTAGTCTTGGCCTCTACAAAATGCACATAGGATCAAAGGAGAAACAAAgggcacagacacacagctgaGTTTTTGTCTCTCAGCTGAGTCACAGCTACACAGGGTTAAAATTGCCAATTTAAACTCTTTAGCAAGGACTCAAATtaacacatttaatttcatgtGTGCTAAAGCTGAGCTCATGCTGGGCTGAGGTTCACCTGTTTGTTCATTTGCACTGACCTGCTTCTCTTGCTGACTCTGGAAGTGTCTCAGCTGACACTGTCCTTTAGACCAGAACAGACTCAGGAACAGAAGCTTTCCTAATTGTCACTTTCATACTAGACCATGACCAGAGTTACTTTATGATTTAATAATCAGGATTCCCCTAGGACCTGGCAGTCATGCTGGCTCCTCTGGTCTGTTCTGTATGTCTGAAGGATGAGGTGCTGTATAAATTCTGTGTTAGTGTGGAGAAAAGGGATCAATTCACAAACACTGGCCTTTGACTAAAG comes from the Parus major isolate Abel chromosome 17, Parus_major1.1, whole genome shotgun sequence genome and includes:
- the LOC107212230 gene encoding ectonucleoside triphosphate diphosphohydrolase 2-like; this encodes MSWRELLPPWLVIVAGLTGILLLCVSTKDVPVAPLRTKYGIVLDAGPSRTILFIYQWTTSKANKTGVIRGCSSCPVQGPGVSSYSDSPQKAGKSLEPCLNWAQNEIPAEQHSQTPLYLGATTSMRQLNLTHPILSDSLLAALTGTLKSSPFNFQGAQILSSPEEEAFNWVAVNYVLENFFKYDWRGQLVPSRKGMAGVLSVGGTSAQLTSELEEEKQAPEEGVRLQLYGQTHRVHTRQCPCHGTEQLRRRLLSVLIQDQKSAKTVSNPCWPLTYSQEVQWQSVHAGPCAASDDTRDIPGPKEVFNITGSSNPTACISLVQSLLNSSSSSCSFSKHSPSSGLKPLQTRFLVVSEAMDFMRGTGLSPDLGQAVKRLCGMSIKELIRESQASLDTLVDYCTVSAFIFHLSTTGYTLDFDRPAWTAFQKMGDRSSGWTLGYLLSLTSTIPQDSPSFLKGIEPGVWSLLLILFVVLLMGSFMRISYRVMVKDSSSSHRNSRVFDD